In Salinisphaera sp. LB1, one genomic interval encodes:
- the modC gene encoding molybdenum ABC transporter ATP-binding protein has protein sequence MTLSLDVRLRQGDFELACELESNERVVGLFGPSGAGKSSLLRVISGLARPDTGRIEIAGRCVFDSVRRLHVPAHRRRIGVVFQQSRLFPHFNVRHNLDYGGWFSRQRPSRARFDQVVDMLDIGHLLARRTRDLSGGESQRVAIGRALLSDPDLLLLDEPLASLDAPRKREVLPYIERLSAESALPIVFVSHQLDELLRLANRHVAAIRDGRIVFSGATAEFLARPDLLGEDAGPAAGVLLNARLVSHETEYGLSVLACPHQKLYVPQLTEHRVGESVTVHVRARDVILARKPPEQTSALNQLAGVVIGVHPDDNDYAVDVVLDIDGQRLDARITRRSAAALDPQPGETLHAVIKSLALAEQAWQRLGGL, from the coding sequence ATGACGTTGTCGCTCGACGTGCGTTTGCGCCAGGGCGATTTCGAGCTGGCCTGCGAACTGGAATCCAACGAGCGGGTGGTGGGCTTGTTCGGCCCATCGGGTGCGGGCAAGAGTTCATTGCTGCGGGTGATCTCGGGGCTGGCCCGGCCCGACACCGGGCGCATCGAGATCGCCGGGCGCTGTGTGTTCGACAGCGTGCGTCGTCTGCACGTGCCGGCGCATCGGCGGCGCATCGGGGTGGTGTTTCAGCAGTCGCGGCTGTTTCCGCATTTCAATGTGCGGCACAACCTGGATTATGGCGGCTGGTTCAGCCGGCAACGGCCGAGCCGGGCCCGCTTCGATCAGGTGGTGGACATGCTCGACATCGGCCATCTGCTGGCCCGGCGCACGCGCGATCTGTCCGGTGGCGAGAGCCAGCGTGTGGCGATCGGACGGGCGCTGTTGTCCGATCCCGACCTGTTGCTGCTGGACGAGCCGCTGGCCTCGCTGGACGCGCCGCGCAAACGCGAGGTGCTGCCTTACATCGAACGGCTCAGCGCTGAAAGTGCGCTACCGATCGTGTTCGTCAGCCACCAGCTCGACGAGTTGCTGCGCCTGGCCAACCGGCATGTCGCCGCGATCCGCGATGGTCGGATCGTGTTTTCGGGCGCCACCGCGGAATTCCTGGCCCGGCCGGATCTGCTCGGCGAAGATGCCGGGCCCGCGGCGGGTGTTTTGCTCAACGCGCGGCTCGTTTCGCACGAAACCGAATACGGGTTGAGTGTGCTGGCCTGCCCGCACCAGAAACTGTATGTGCCACAGCTGACTGAACATCGCGTGGGCGAATCGGTGACCGTACACGTGCGGGCGCGCGACGTGATTCTGGCCCGCAAGCCGCCCGAGCAGACCAGCGCCCTCAACCAGCTGGCCGGCGTGGTCATCGGCGTGCATCCCGACGACAATGATTACGCGGTGGATGTGGTGCTCGATATCGACGGCCAGCGCCTGGACGCACGCATCACGCGCCGCTCGGCCGCCGCGCTCGACCCGCAGCCGGGCGAGACGCTGCATGCCGTGATCAAGTCCCTGGCGCTGGCCGAACAGGCCTGGCAGCGGCTGGGTGGGCTGTAG
- the moaCB gene encoding bifunctional molybdenum cofactor biosynthesis protein MoaC/MoaB yields the protein MKNVGMKPDTLRSAVAAARFYAPQHCLQRIASRDTEKGDPQASARIAGILAAKRTDELLPLCHPLPIHAAEVHFAIEADHVAIEAEVHTIGPTGVEMEALTAASMAALTLYDMLKPYAEPAELRIGDTHLLEKQGGKSHYSRRLKTSLPATVLMVSTPVADGHKSDAAGRSVADGLAQAGFDPIDYRVLPDDPGAVDAVINKAVSWETPLIVTVGGTGIGPKDKVVETVEPKLTTPMPGLMEAARAFGLKRTPYAALSRGVAGFIGSSLTLTFPGSRAGAEETLAAVLPSLIHIVEIHRRFAGKS from the coding sequence GTGAAAAACGTAGGCATGAAACCTGACACCCTGCGCTCGGCCGTGGCCGCGGCGCGCTTTTATGCGCCCCAGCATTGCCTGCAGCGCATCGCTTCGCGCGACACCGAAAAAGGCGACCCCCAGGCCTCGGCCCGCATCGCCGGCATTCTCGCCGCCAAGCGCACCGACGAACTGCTGCCGCTGTGCCACCCCCTGCCGATTCATGCCGCCGAGGTGCACTTCGCCATCGAGGCCGATCACGTGGCGATCGAAGCCGAAGTGCATACCATCGGCCCCACCGGCGTCGAAATGGAAGCGCTGACCGCGGCGAGCATGGCCGCGCTGACGCTCTACGACATGCTCAAGCCCTATGCCGAACCAGCTGAGCTGCGCATCGGCGATACCCATCTCCTCGAAAAACAGGGCGGCAAGAGCCATTATTCGCGCCGGCTCAAGACCTCCCTGCCCGCCACCGTGCTCATGGTCTCCACCCCGGTTGCCGATGGCCACAAGAGCGATGCGGCCGGGCGCAGCGTGGCCGACGGCCTCGCCCAGGCCGGTTTCGACCCGATCGACTATCGCGTGCTACCGGACGACCCCGGCGCCGTGGATGCCGTAATCAACAAAGCCGTTTCCTGGGAGACCCCGCTGATCGTGACCGTGGGCGGTACCGGCATCGGGCCGAAGGACAAGGTCGTCGAAACGGTCGAACCGAAACTGACCACGCCGATGCCGGGCCTGATGGAAGCCGCCCGCGCCTTCGGCCTGAAGCGCACGCCCTACGCCGCGCTCTCACGCGGGGTCGCCGGCTTTATCGGATCGAGTCTCACACTGACCTTCCCCGGCAGTCGCGCCGGCGCCGAGGAAACGCTGGCCGCCGTACTGCCCAGCCTGATCCATATCGTGGAAATTCATCGGCGGTTCGCGGGCAAGAGCTGA
- the modB gene encoding molybdate ABC transporter permease subunit: MLDANQLQVLELSLRVAGTAVAFSLPLALVVAWFLARSRSRLKMAVDALVHLPLVLPPVVTGYLLLIVLGRRGLIGGWLAEHLGLVFAFHWTGAALAGGIMGFPLMVRPIRLSLEAIDPRVEAAAATLGARPILVWLTVTVPLALPGVIAGLVLAFARALGEFGATITFASNIPGETRTLPLAIYTFIQVPGGEGQAAQLIVISVVVSLGALVVSELIARRVKRLQA; encoded by the coding sequence GTGCTCGACGCCAATCAACTCCAGGTTCTTGAACTCAGCCTGAGGGTGGCCGGCACGGCGGTGGCCTTCAGCCTGCCGCTGGCGTTGGTCGTGGCCTGGTTTCTGGCGCGCTCGCGTTCGCGGCTGAAGATGGCGGTGGATGCCCTGGTGCATCTACCGCTGGTGCTGCCGCCGGTGGTGACGGGTTATCTGTTGTTGATCGTGCTCGGGCGGCGTGGGCTGATCGGCGGTTGGTTGGCGGAGCATCTGGGGCTGGTGTTCGCGTTTCACTGGACGGGCGCGGCGCTGGCCGGCGGCATCATGGGCTTTCCCTTGATGGTGCGCCCGATCCGGCTTTCGCTGGAGGCGATCGACCCGCGCGTGGAAGCCGCCGCGGCCACGCTCGGCGCCCGGCCGATTCTGGTCTGGCTGACCGTAACCGTGCCGCTGGCCCTGCCGGGCGTGATTGCCGGGCTGGTGCTGGCGTTCGCGCGCGCGCTCGGCGAGTTCGGCGCCACCATTACCTTTGCTTCGAATATTCCGGGAGAGACGCGCACGCTGCCGCTGGCCATCTACACCTTCATCCAGGTGCCCGGCGGCGAAGGACAGGCCGCGCAGTTGATCGTGATTTCGGTGGTGGTGTCGCTCGGTGCACTCGTCGTCTCCGAGCTGATCGCGCGGCGCGTCAAACGGTTGCAGGCATGA
- the modA gene encoding molybdate ABC transporter substrate-binding protein yields the protein MHIHEGIVRRGLLALAVVALAAAGLAQSAWAEGAKTQDKPLIVFAAASLKNAMDGVAQAYDKSHDGADVKVSYAGSSTLARQIEAGAPADVYVSANQQWMDKLASDGLIDKSSRYNLLGNSLVLVAPKSSDVQVTLKKHVNLLAKLGQGNYLAMANTDAVPAGIYGKHALQWLGVWSRMQGHIAQGDDVRAALALVSRGESPLGVVYSSDAVADKGVRVVDTFPPASHKPIIYPAAATADSHNPQDADFLAFLKSDTAAKIFKRWGFKVVAGQ from the coding sequence ATGCATATTCATGAAGGGATAGTGCGGCGGGGGCTTTTGGCCCTGGCCGTCGTGGCGCTGGCGGCCGCGGGTCTCGCCCAGTCTGCCTGGGCCGAGGGCGCGAAAACACAGGATAAGCCGCTGATCGTGTTCGCGGCGGCCAGCCTGAAGAACGCGATGGACGGCGTGGCCCAGGCCTATGACAAGAGCCACGATGGCGCCGATGTGAAGGTGAGCTACGCGGGCAGTTCCACGCTGGCCCGTCAGATCGAGGCCGGGGCGCCGGCCGACGTGTATGTTTCGGCCAACCAGCAGTGGATGGACAAACTCGCCAGCGATGGGCTGATCGACAAATCCAGCCGCTACAACCTGCTGGGCAACTCGCTGGTTTTGGTGGCGCCGAAGAGCAGCGATGTACAGGTCACGCTGAAAAAACACGTCAATCTGTTGGCCAAGCTCGGCCAGGGCAATTATCTGGCGATGGCCAATACCGACGCCGTGCCGGCCGGCATCTACGGCAAGCATGCGCTGCAATGGCTGGGTGTGTGGTCGCGGATGCAGGGCCATATCGCCCAGGGCGACGACGTGCGCGCCGCGCTGGCGCTGGTTTCGCGTGGGGAATCGCCGCTCGGTGTGGTGTACTCATCTGACGCGGTCGCCGACAAGGGCGTGCGTGTGGTGGATACCTTTCCGCCAGCGAGCCACAAGCCGATCATCTATCCGGCCGCCGCCACCGCCGACAGCCACAATCCTCAGGATGCCGATTTCCTGGCCTTTTTGAAATCGGATACGGCGGCGAAGATATTCAAGCGCTGGGGCTTCAAGGTGGTTGCCGGCCAGTAA